In the genome of Nycticebus coucang isolate mNycCou1 chromosome X, mNycCou1.pri, whole genome shotgun sequence, the window TCAGAGTGTTTTTGGCGTGGTTGCTTCTGCAAGTTTCCTTCCCTGGAGCTTCGCTCAGCTAGCTGCACAGACTACGGCATCATCACTGCCTGTTGAACTCTTCTGAGCAAGAAAAGGGAGCGGTGGAGTAGGGAATTAGGTAGAAGATTCAGCCAGGTTCAAGGATGGAGGTACAGTTGGGGCTGGGGAGGGTCTACCCCCGGCCACCGTCCAAGACCTATCGAGGAGCTTTCCAGAACCTGTTCCAGAGTGTGCGCGAAGTGATCCAGAACCCGGGCCCCAGGCACCCTGAGGCGGTGAGCGCGGCACCTCCTGGCGCCGgtttgcagcagcagcagcagcagcagcagcagcagcagcagcagcagcagccgccgccgcagccgccgCCTCCCCAGGAGACCAGCCCCcggcagcaggagcagcagcaggagcagcagcacgGCGAGGATGGCTCTCCCCAAGCCCAGAGCAGAAATCGCACAGGCTATCTGGCCCTGGACGGGGAACGGCAGCCTTCACAACAGCAGTCAGCTCCTGATTGCCACCCTGACAGCGGCTGTGTCCCAGAGCCTGGAGCTGCCACGGCGGCTAGCAAGGGGCTGCCACAGCAACCGCCAGCACCTCCGGAGGACGATGACTCAGCTGCCCCATCCACGTCTTTGCTGGGCCCCACTTTCCCAGGCTTAAGCAGCTGCTCTGCGGACCTTAAAGACATCCTGAGCGAGGCCAGCACCATGCAACTCCTTCAGCAACAGCAGCAGGAGGCGGTATCCGAAGGCAGGAGCAGCGGAAGAGCGAGGGAGGCCGCTGGGGCTTCCATCTCCTCCAAAGACAGTTACCTAGTGGGTACTTCGACCATATCTGACAGCGCCAAGGAGTTGTGTAAGGCCGTGTCGGTGTCCATGGGCTTGGGCGTGGAGGCATTGGAGCATCTGAGTCCTGGGGAACAGCTTCGGGGAGATTGCATGTATGCCCCGCTCTTGGGAGGTCCACCCGCTGTGCGTCCCACTCCCTGTGCTCCACTGGCCGAATGCAAAGGTTCTTTGCTGGACGACACTGCAGACAAGGGCACAGAAGAGACTGCTGAATATACCCCTTTCAAGGGAAGTTACACCAAAGGAATAGAAGTAGAGAGCCTGGGCTGCTCTGGCAGCAGCGAAGCGGGGAGCTCCGGAGCACTTGAGCTGCCTTCCACTCTGTCTCTCTACAAGTCTGGAGCACTAGACGAGGCCGCAGCTTACCAGAATCGAGACTACTACAACTTTCCACTGACCCTGGCCGGGCCACCGCCCCCTCCACTTCCCCCCCATCCCCACGCTCGCATCAAGCTGGAGAACCCACTGGACTATGGCAGCTCCTGGGCGGCCGCGCAGTGCCGTTTTGGGGACCTGGCGAGCCTGCACAGCGGGGTCCCAGCGGGACAGGGCTCCGGATCGCCCTCGGCTTCAGCAGCTTCTTCTTGGCACACTCTGTTCACAGCGGAGGAAGGCCAGTTGTATGGGCCATGTGGTGGGGGCGGCGGCAGCGGGGGCAGTGCAGGCGAGACAGGGTCCATAGCTCCCTATGGCTACACTAGGCCGTCTCAGGGGCTGGCTGGCCAAGAAGGCGACTTCCCCGCACCCGATGTATGGTACCCCGGCAGCGTGATGAGAGGAGTGCCCTATCCCAGCCCCAGCTGTGTCAAAAGTGAGATGGGTCCCTGGATGGAGAGCTATTCTGGACCTTATGGGGACATGCGGTAAGTTTCTCCTCTCACAAATGTCGCTTTTTTTGGCCAAAGGCACAGAGTCGCTCTGCGTTCTGGGGTATCTAGGCTCTCCTCCCGGGAACTCAGATATCTTTGGGATAGCTCAGTAAGATTCAATAGGAGGGGCTACTTTAAATCTAA includes:
- the AR gene encoding androgen receptor isoform X1, whose product is MEVQLGLGRVYPRPPSKTYRGAFQNLFQSVREVIQNPGPRHPEAVSAAPPGAGLQQQQQQQQQQQQQQQPPPQPPPPQETSPRQQEQQQEQQHGEDGSPQAQSRNRTGYLALDGERQPSQQQSAPDCHPDSGCVPEPGAATAASKGLPQQPPAPPEDDDSAAPSTSLLGPTFPGLSSCSADLKDILSEASTMQLLQQQQQEAVSEGRSSGRAREAAGASISSKDSYLVGTSTISDSAKELCKAVSVSMGLGVEALEHLSPGEQLRGDCMYAPLLGGPPAVRPTPCAPLAECKGSLLDDTADKGTEETAEYTPFKGSYTKGIEVESLGCSGSSEAGSSGALELPSTLSLYKSGALDEAAAYQNRDYYNFPLTLAGPPPPPLPPHPHARIKLENPLDYGSSWAAAQCRFGDLASLHSGVPAGQGSGSPSASAASSWHTLFTAEEGQLYGPCGGGGGSGGSAGETGSIAPYGYTRPSQGLAGQEGDFPAPDVWYPGSVMRGVPYPSPSCVKSEMGPWMESYSGPYGDMRLETTRDHVLPIDYYFPPQKTCLICGDEASGCHYGALTCGSCKVFFKRAAEGKQKYLCASRNDCTIDKFRRKNCPSCRLRKCYEAGMTLGARKLKKLGNLKLQEEGEASSATSPTEEPSQKLTVSHIEGYECQPIFLNVLEAIEPGVVCAGHDNNQPDSFAALLSSLNELGERQLVHVVKWAKALPGFRNLHVDDQMAVIQYSWMGLMVFAMGWRSFTNVNSRMLYFAPDLVFNEYRMHKSRMYSQCVRMRHLSQEFGWLQITPQEFLCMKALLLFSIIPVDGLKNQKFFDELRMNYIKELDRIIACKRKNPTSCSRRFYQLTKLLDSVQPIARELHQFTFDLLIKSHMVSVDFPEMMAEIISVQVPKILSGKVKPIYFHTQ
- the AR gene encoding androgen receptor isoform X2, with amino-acid sequence MEVQLGLGRVYPRPPSKTYRGAFQNLFQSVREVIQNPGPRHPEAVSAAPPGAGLQQQQQQQQQQQQQQQPPPQPPPPQETSPRQQEQQQEQQHGEDGSPQAQSRNRTGYLALDGERQPSQQQSAPDCHPDSGCVPEPGAATAASKGLPQQPPAPPEDDDSAAPSTSLLGPTFPGLSSCSADLKDILSEASTMQLLQQQQQEAVSEGRSSGRAREAAGASISSKDSYLVGTSTISDSAKELCKAVSVSMGLGVEALEHLSPGEQLRGDCMYAPLLGGPPAVRPTPCAPLAECKGSLLDDTADKGTEETAEYTPFKGSYTKGIEVESLGCSGSSEAGSSGALELPSTLSLYKSGALDEAAAYQNRDYYNFPLTLAGPPPPPLPPHPHARIKLENPLDYGSSWAAAQCRFGDLASLHSGVPAGQGSGSPSASAASSWHTLFTAEEGQLYGPCGGGGGSGGSAGETGSIAPYGYTRPSQGLAGQEGDFPAPDVWYPGSVMRGVPYPSPSCVKSEMGPWMESYSGPYGDMRSFYLIERQKNHTGINNRNSENC